One Mauremys reevesii isolate NIE-2019 linkage group 5, ASM1616193v1, whole genome shotgun sequence genomic window carries:
- the LOC120405710 gene encoding growth-regulated alpha protein-like isoform X2, with product MSRPRSFAPGSALLLLLAACAALCRGAPMAGELRCQCLQTEAAMIQPKRIAHVELIPEGPHCGVQEVIATTKHGKKVCLDPTARWVQLIVTKILNSKSTKL from the exons ATGAGCCGCCCCCGGAGCTTCGCCCCCGGCagcgccctgctgctgctgctagcggCCTGCGCCGCGCTGTGCCGGG GTGCCCCCATGGCCGGCGAGCTGCGGTGCCAGTGCCTGCAGACCGAGGCCGCGATGATCCAGCCCAAGCGCATCGCCCACGTGGAGCTGATCCCCGAGGGGCCCCACTGCGGGGTGCAAGAAGTCAT AGCCACCACGAAGCACGGCAAGAAAGTCTGTCTGGATCCCACCGCGCGCTGGGTCCAGCTGATCGTCACCAAGATCCTGAACAG TAAATCTACCAAGCTGTGA